The nucleotide sequence CGTCGGATTGTGCGCCGGTGAGCCAGGTCTCCTCGCGGCACCCGTCACCCGATCCGGCGGCGACAGCCGGCTGTCCACAGTTACGGAACCGCAGACGTCCGGACTCTGCGTAGTCTCCCGCTGTGCGTGATCCTCGTGGAGGCCCGGTCCGGACGATCCTCGCCCTGCTGATGCTCGGAACGCTGGCCCTCACCGGCTGCTCGGAGAAGCAGGAAGCCAACACCACCCTGCCGACGAACGCGGCTCCGACCACCGAGGCGCTGCCGCCATTGGGTCCTCCCGACCTGCCGATGCCTGCAGAGGCCCGGGAGCAGACGGCCGAGGGCGCGCAGGCGTTCACCGAGTACTACGTCGAGGTCTACAACCACGCCATGCGCTCACTCGACACCTCGTACATGCGCGACCTCAGCCGCGAATGCGAAACGTGCGATCAGCTGGCCGACCAGGTTGATCGCGTGGCCGCCAGTGAGCAGGAGTACGACGGCGGCCAGGTAACCATCGTCGGGAGCACTCCGCCTTACTTGACCGGCGACGAAGCGCAGCTGGTGTTCGATGTCAAGCAGGCACCGCTTTCCATAACCATGGATGACCAGCCCATCGAAGGTCGATCGTTCCCCGAACATGCGACCTCTGGCGGCGGCGGCATCTTGCACTGGGACGATGCACGCGCCACTTGGGTCATGCGCCAATGGGTCGTTGAGTGAGCTGGCGCCTGTTCGCAGGAGTTTGCAGTGGTGCGCTCGTCTTCTCGCTTCTACTGACCGGCTCACCTGCTGCCGCCGAGGACGAACCAGAGGCAAACTGCGGCATCTTCTGCGTGGACTCCTCGACCCAGAAGGGCAGTGTCCACATCTCGGCGCGGTTCATAACCAGCGACGACGGAACAGGGATCAGACGAGCATCCAACATGCCCCCACCCGAACCGCCGTTGTACACCTGGCGTCTCCGGCTGGCCTGCACAGCCGAGGACGCAGCGACTGTTTCCTGTGACGCCCGCAACCAGCGGGTCTGCCCTCAGATAGAGGGGCGGCTCATTCAATTTCGACTCGTCCAACGGCAGCGCCTGGCTCAAGCCGATGGCACGCCGGTAGAGGGCTCCACTCCACTGCCTGGAACGCCTCCGGGGACGCCGTACGGCGGGTGGATCCAAGAGGGCGGCGCGTGCATCGACGTGACCGACCTCAATCCGCCGCCATCACCGGCTGAGGTCTTCTCCTACTTCCAGCGGCTTCCGCTCCCCCAGCTGACGACCCAGCACCAGCCGCCGGGCGACGGCCTCACTGGACTGCCGGTCATCTTCTACACCGACTCCCCCACCACCCAGACCTTCACCGTCGACATCCGCGGCTTCGACGTCGTCATCGAAGCCACCGCCGAACGGTTCACCTGGCACACCGGCGACCCCGCCGGACAGATCACCACCACCGACCCCGGCGCCCCGTATCCGGACCACACCATCGAGCACTCCTACCGGTCCGGCACCTACACCGCCCACCTCACGGTCACCTGGGGCGCCACGTTCACCGTCGACGGCAGCGCACCGGCTGACGTCCCCGGCACCACCACCACCGACGGTCCACCGGTCACCTTCGACGTCCTCCAGGCCCGGACCGTCCTCACCAACCCGTACGACTAGTTGGTGTTCGCCGGGGCGCCGCACAGGGTCACACGATGCGGATCCGCAGCCGGCGGAAGCCACGGCCCTTGTTCTCCATCTTCACGACCTCGACCCGGCCGACCATCGACGTCGACGCCACGTGGGTGCCGCCGTCGGCCTGGGTGTCGAGGCCGACGATGTCGACGATCCGCACGTCCTCGATGTCGGGTGGGAGCAGGTTGGTCGCCGTCCGGATGATGTCGGGGATGGCGAACGCCTCGTCACGCGGCAGCGTCCTCACCTCGATGGGGCGGTCGGCGGCGATCTCGGCGTTGACGGACTCGGCGATGCGCTCCTTGAAGTCCGGCGGCACCTCGGTCAGGTCGAAGTCCATCCGCGCGGTCAGCGGCTCCATGTTGCCCCCGGTCACCAGTGCGCCGAAGTCCCGGAAGACGACGCCGGTGAGCACGTGCAGTCCGGAGTGGGTGCGCATGAGCTGGGTGCGCCGCTCGTCGTCGAGCGCACCGCGGACAGCCGTTCCCACGGGCGGAACGGGATCGCCCTCGACGGGGATCAGGTAGAGCTCGTCGCCCTTGCGCGTACCGGCGATGCGGGTGCGGACGCCGCCCCAGAGGAGCACGCCCTCGTCCGGCGGCTGGCCGCCGCCTCCCGGGTAGAAGGCCGACCTGTCGAGCACGATGCCCTGCTCCGGCTCGACGGCCAGCACGGTCGCGTTCCATTCCCGGACGGTGGGGTCGGCGAGATCGAGGCGGTGGGTGTGCCCGTGATGGCCGGTCGCGGTGGTCACGTCCGCATGGTGCCGCCCGGACCCGTTCCCGTGACAGGGCCTCTGCGCGGAAGTGGACCGAGATCGGCTGCGCTGCGACCAGACGGAACGGGCACGTCCGGAACTGTTCCCAAGTGCCGTCGACGGGAGGACAGTGGGCAGGACGGCGACGCCGTCCGGTGCTCGCCTGCTCGCGAGAGGAACGGTCGCATGTACGCGCGCTCCACCACCATCGCCGGCACCCCGGCCAACGTCGAGCGGGGCATCCTCTACGTCCGCGACCGGGTGCTCCCCGCCGTCCTCGGCATGGACGGGTTCGTCGGGCTGTCCATGCTCGCCGACCGGCACTCGGGCCGGTGCATCGTCACCAGCGCCTGGGAGGACACCGCCGCCCTGCACCGCAGCGCCCGCGAGGTGAAGGCGATGCGTGCCCGCACGTCCGACATCCTCGGTGGGCCGGCGGTGGTCGACGAGTGGTCGATCGCCGTCCTGCACCGGTTCCGCCCCACGGGCGACGGAGCCTGCGCCCGGGTCACCTGGACCCAGGGCCGCCCCGAACGGCTGGACCGGATGATCGACGCCTTCGGGGTCAGCATCGTGCCGCGGCTGGTCGACCTCCCGGGCTTCTGCTCGGTCAGCATGCTCGTCGACCCCGCCGACGGCCGCGCCACGACCGCCGTCACCTACGCCAGCCGGGACCAGATGCACGAGGCCCTGGACCGCGCCTCCGAGCTCCGGCACGAGTTCACCCGGCACATGGGCACCCGCGTCGTCGAGGTGGCGACCTTCGACCTGGTGGTCGCCCAGCTGCGCGTCCCCGAGACCGTCTGACCGCGGGTTCGGCCAGCCTCCCTCGCAGCGGGCGCCGACCCGAGCGGCAGCACCGACACGGTCACGGGCGGTGATCGATGCCGACCCGGCCGGGCCGCCGGGTCCCGCCGCGTCCGCGTCAGCCGGCGATGCGGGTGCGCAGCGTGCCGATGCCCTCGATGGTCACCGCGATCTCGTCGCCGCGCTGCAGCGAGCCCACCCCGGCCGGGGTGCCGGTCAGCACGACGTCGCCGGGCAACAGGGTCATCGCCTGGCTGACCCAGGAGACGCACGCCGCGACGTCGCGCAGCATGTCGGCGGTCGTGCCGTCCTGGCGCAGCTCGCCGTTGACCGTCGACCGCAGCGACAGCCCCGAGGGGTCGAGCTCGGTCTCCACCCACGGGCCCAGCGGGCAGGAGCCGTCGAAGCCCTTGCCGCGGGTCCACTGCCCCTCGGACTTCTGGATGTCGCGCATGGTGAGGTCGTTGGCCACCGTGTAGCCGAGGACGACGCCGGCGACGTCCTCGGCCGGGACGGCCACGCACCGCCGCCCGATGACGACGGCGAGCTCCCCCTCGTAGTGCAGGTCCGAGGTGAGCGCCGGGTACGGGACCTCGGCGTCCGGCCCGACCACCGCGGTGGAGGGCTTGAGGAACACGATCGGGATCGCGGGAACCTCGTTGCCGAGCTCCTTGGCGTGCTCGGCGTAGTTGCGCCCGAGCGCGACCACCTTGCTCGGCTCGACCGGAGCCAGCAGCGTGACCCTGGCCAGCGGGGTGCGCTCCTCGGTCCGCCGGACGCCGTCGAACGGCGGGCCTTCGAGCCGGACGACGACGGCGTCCTCGCCGTCGCCCTCGACGAGGCCGTAGGAGGGCGTGCTGCTGCCGGCGTCGGTGTAGCGGACCAGGCGCATCAGATGGCCTTGACCATGCCGCCGTCGACCAGCAGGTGCTGCCCGGTCAGGTAGGTGTTGGCGCCCGAGGCGACGAAGGCGACGACCTTGCCGAACTCCTCCGCGGTGCCGTAGCGACCCAGCGGGATCGTCTTCTCGCTCAGCTTCCGGGCCTCCTCCACCGAGATGCCCGACTTCTCCGCACGCGCGGCGTCCAGCCCGGCCACGCGGTCGGTGGCGATCCGGCCGGGGCCGACCACGTTGATCAGCACGCCCTCGGGGGCGAACTCGGTCGCCAGGCTCTTCGACAGCCCGAGCAGAGCCACCCGGTAGGTGTTGGAGAGCAGCAGGTTGTCGATCGGCTGCTTGATCGACGACGACGCGATCGTGACGATCCGGCCCCACTGCTGCTGCCGCATGTGCGGCAGCACGCCGCGGAACAACCGCACGGTGCTCATCAGGTTGAGCTCGAAGGCCTCTGCCCACGCGGCGTCGTCGAGGGCGTCGAAGCCCCCGGGGCGCGGGCCGCCCGCGTTGTTGACCAGCACGTCGACCCCACCGAGCTTCTGCTCGGTCTCCGCCAGCAGCCGGGCCAGGCCGCCGGCGTCGGAGACGTCGGCCGGGCAGTGCTCCACCTGGGCGCCGGTGGCGTCGGCGATCTCCGCGGCGGTCCGGGCCAGCTGCTCCGCACCGCGGCTGGAGATCATCACGCGGGCACCCTCGGCGGCCAGCTGGGTGGCGGTCGCCCGGCCCAGACCCTTGCTGGCCGCGGTGACGAGCGCGACCTTGCCGGTCAGATCCAGGTCCATCAATCACTCCACGGGGTTCGAGAGGTCACGGAAGCCGACGATCGAGCAGCCGGCGGTGTCGCCCGGCCGGATGTGCACGGCGCCGGGGGTGCCGGTCGAGATGATGTCGCCCGGCAGCAGGGTCATGACCCGCGAGTGGAAGGCCACCAGCCACCACGGGCGGAAGGTCATGTTCGAGACGACGTTGCGCCGGTGCACCGCGCCGTTGTGTATCGTCGAGACCTCGAGCGCGTCGACGTCGGGCACCTCGTCCACGGTGACCAGCTCGGGACCGAAGCTGAAGAACGTGTCGAAGCTCTTCGACCGGGTGAGGTACCGCGGGTTCTTCTCGAGGATGTCCTCGGCGGTCATGTCGACGACCGTGGTGAACCCGGCGACGACCGAGGCGGCGTCGGCCTCGTCGACGTCCTTGCACTCCGTGCCGATGACGAGCCCGAGCTCGCCCTCGGCCGTGGTCCGCTGCGACTGGGGCGGGATCCGGATCGCGTCACCGGGGCCGATGATCGCGGTGTCGGGCTTCAGGAAGCTGGCCGGCTCGGTCGACGGCGCCTTCTCCGACAGGTCGGCCGCGTGCTCGACGTAGTTCAGCCCGATCCCCCAGATCTTGCGGGGACGCCGGTAGAGCGGCGCGTGCACCAGCCGGTCCTGCGGGATGGCGAGGTCGTCGAGCAGCCCGGCCGGGGCGCCGCCCACCCACTGGCGCAGCGCCTCCACCTCCCCCTTCTCCAGCAGCTCCTGCACCGTGCCCGACCAGGTGGTGCCCAGCGCCTCGTTCACCGCCGTGAGCAGTACGGCGCCGGATGGGCGGACCAGCGCCGCCGGTTCGGCACCGTCGATCCGCAGGGACGTCAGTCGCACAGGGGGCTCCTAGCTCTCGGGGGAACGGCCGCTCAGAGTCCGACGGCGGTGATCAGGTCGTCGAGCTCGGCGAGGGTGAGGTCGTCGACCGGCGGGGCCGGGAAACGGGCGTGCGGCGAGCTGATGGCTCCCCGCCGGGCGAACACCTGCTTGCGGATCGTGACACCACCGACGCCGAGCTGCGCCTCGTAGCGGATCAGCGGCAGGTGCCGGAAGAAGTAGGCCTGCGCCTCCGCCCGCTGCCCGGCGACGAACTTCTCGTAGGTGCCCACCAGGACCTGCGGAAACCCGAACCCGGTCATGATCCCGTCGGCTCCGCGCAGCAGCTCCTCGTAGAGGTACACGCCGCCGAGCCCGCCGAAGATGCCCACCGGCGAGCGCACCGCGTTCCGCACCGCGGTGATCTTCGGCAGG is from Blastococcus sp. HT6-4 and encodes:
- a CDS encoding DUF6318 family protein, giving the protein MRDPRGGPVRTILALLMLGTLALTGCSEKQEANTTLPTNAAPTTEALPPLGPPDLPMPAEAREQTAEGAQAFTEYYVEVYNHAMRSLDTSYMRDLSRECETCDQLADQVDRVAASEQEYDGGQVTIVGSTPPYLTGDEAQLVFDVKQAPLSITMDDQPIEGRSFPEHATSGGGGILHWDDARATWVMRQWVVE
- a CDS encoding alanyl-tRNA editing protein produces the protein MTTATGHHGHTHRLDLADPTVREWNATVLAVEPEQGIVLDRSAFYPGGGGQPPDEGVLLWGGVRTRIAGTRKGDELYLIPVEGDPVPPVGTAVRGALDDERRTQLMRTHSGLHVLTGVVFRDFGALVTGGNMEPLTARMDFDLTEVPPDFKERIAESVNAEIAADRPIEVRTLPRDEAFAIPDIIRTATNLLPPDIEDVRIVDIVGLDTQADGGTHVASTSMVGRVEVVKMENKGRGFRRLRIRIV
- a CDS encoding fumarylacetoacetate hydrolase family protein, with amino-acid sequence MRLVRYTDAGSSTPSYGLVEGDGEDAVVVRLEGPPFDGVRRTEERTPLARVTLLAPVEPSKVVALGRNYAEHAKELGNEVPAIPIVFLKPSTAVVGPDAEVPYPALTSDLHYEGELAVVIGRRCVAVPAEDVAGVVLGYTVANDLTMRDIQKSEGQWTRGKGFDGSCPLGPWVETELDPSGLSLRSTVNGELRQDGTTADMLRDVAACVSWVSQAMTLLPGDVVLTGTPAGVGSLQRGDEIAVTIEGIGTLRTRIAG
- a CDS encoding SDR family oxidoreductase; protein product: MDLDLTGKVALVTAASKGLGRATATQLAAEGARVMISSRGAEQLARTAAEIADATGAQVEHCPADVSDAGGLARLLAETEQKLGGVDVLVNNAGGPRPGGFDALDDAAWAEAFELNLMSTVRLFRGVLPHMRQQQWGRIVTIASSSIKQPIDNLLLSNTYRVALLGLSKSLATEFAPEGVLINVVGPGRIATDRVAGLDAARAEKSGISVEEARKLSEKTIPLGRYGTAEEFGKVVAFVASGANTYLTGQHLLVDGGMVKAI
- a CDS encoding fumarylacetoacetate hydrolase family protein, yielding MRLTSLRIDGAEPAALVRPSGAVLLTAVNEALGTTWSGTVQELLEKGEVEALRQWVGGAPAGLLDDLAIPQDRLVHAPLYRRPRKIWGIGLNYVEHAADLSEKAPSTEPASFLKPDTAIIGPGDAIRIPPQSQRTTAEGELGLVIGTECKDVDEADAASVVAGFTTVVDMTAEDILEKNPRYLTRSKSFDTFFSFGPELVTVDEVPDVDALEVSTIHNGAVHRRNVVSNMTFRPWWLVAFHSRVMTLLPGDIISTGTPGAVHIRPGDTAGCSIVGFRDLSNPVE